The following coding sequences are from one Rutidosis leptorrhynchoides isolate AG116_Rl617_1_P2 chromosome 11, CSIRO_AGI_Rlap_v1, whole genome shotgun sequence window:
- the LOC139875312 gene encoding putative F-box protein At5g62660 has product MSDLVPFDIQIEIIKKLPIISLIRFRTVSKAWTSIIDNSKFIHDNCQRDNQPHHLLVSYDRKYVSIIDDDSFPQNKFYPTVPVTLNRPGYVIKVGCSNGIICLLSMNSDIDCNTDMAVLWNPTIRKSVGIAIPNVLCMPHGYTVIGFGVCPNTNDPKLIKITLIKSSGTDIINCVSWEAEMFTLSSGDWRSIPIGMPSKRTELLWSHVFVNGVIYWCANDWVNAGGENKHNRIISFDLRSEEFGEVFLSDSLVRSTEEFQKRPYFFDR; this is encoded by the coding sequence ATGTCTGATCTGGTTCCGTTCGACATCCAAATAGAAATCATAAAAAAGCTTCCGATCATATCGCTGATACGATTCAGAACCGTTTCAAAAGCATGGACATCAATAATCGACAATTCCAAGTTTATCCATGACAACTGCCAGCGCGACAATCAGCCGCATCATCTACTCGTAAGTTATGATCGAAAATATGTTTCAATAATTGATGATGATAGTTTTCCCCAAAACAAGTTTTACCCTACTGTTCCAGTAACTCTTAATCGGCCTGGGTATGTGATAAAAGTCGGTTGCTCTAACGGAATAATATGCTTGCTAAGTATGAATTCTGACATAGACTGTAATACGGATATGGCTGTACTATGGAATCCTACAATTAGGAAATCAGTTGGCATTGCTATTCCAAATGTGTTATGTATGCCGCACGGATATACTGTTATCGGTTTTGGAGTTTGTCCTAACACTAATGATCCTAAGCTTATTAAGATTACACTTATTAAAAGTTCAGGAACTGACATTATAAATTGTGTCTCTTGGGAAGCTGAGATGTTTACCTTAAGCTCGGGGGATTGGAGAAGTATACCTATTGGTATGCCTTCTAAACGCACTGAATTATTGTGGAGCCATGTTTTTGTAAACGGTGTTATCTATTGGTGTGCTAATGATTGGGTTAATGCGGGTGGTGAAAATAAACATAATCGGATTATTTCATTTGATTTGAGAAGTGAAGAATTTGGTGAAGTGTTTCTTTCAGATAGTTTAGTACGTTCCACCGAAGAATTCCAAAAAAGGCCTTACTTCTTTGATCGATAG
- the LOC139877745 gene encoding putative F-box protein At3g10430: protein MSDLVPFDIQLEIIKKLPIISLIRFRSVSKAWKSLIDGSKFIHNNCQHDNQPHHLLVSYYRKYVSIMDDDSFPQNKFYPTVPVTLNRPGYVIKVGCSNGIICLLSMNSDIDCNTDMAVLWNPTIRKSVGIAIPNVLCMPHGYTVIGFGVCPNTNDPKLIKITLIKSSGTDIINCVSWEAEMFTLSSGDWRSIPIGMPSKRTELLWSHVFVNGVIYWCANDWVNAGGENKHNRIISFDLRSEEFGEVFLSDSLVRSTEDLFVSKLMDSLVVIERYFENGELVCAVWKMNQNVLKSFTKLYTVKASDAAFLNRVLEFRKNGEPIIEGFDESGSIILEVYDPCAKHVRDLKLDGNDVSFTSCFMSSYTETLALLHQSGAIIH, encoded by the coding sequence atgtcCGATTTGGTACCGTTCGACATCCAACTAGAAATAATAAAAAAGCTTCCGATCATATCGCTGATTCGATTCAGATCCGTTTCAAAAGCATGGAAATCACTAATCGACGGCTCCAAGTTTATCCATAATAACTGCCAGCACGACAATCAACCGCATCATCTACTCGTAAGTTATTATCGAAAATATGTTTCAATTATGGATGATGATAGTTTTCCCCAAAACAAGTTTTACCCTACTGTTCCAGTAACTCTTAATCGGCCTGGGTATGTGATAAAAGTCGGTTGCTCTAACGGAATAATATGCTTGCTAAGTATGAATTCTGACATAGACTGTAATACGGATATGGCTGTACTATGGAATCCTACAATTAGGAAATCAGTTGGCATTGCTATTCCAAATGTGTTATGTATGCCGCACGGATATACTGTTATCGGTTTTGGAGTTTGTCCTAACACTAATGATCCTAAGCTTATTAAGATTACACTTATTAAAAGTTCAGGAACTGACATTATAAATTGTGTCTCTTGGGAAGCTGAGATGTTTACCTTAAGCTCGGGGGATTGGAGAAGTATACCTATTGGTATGCCTTCTAAACGCACTGAATTATTGTGGAGCCATGTTTTTGTAAACGGTGTTATCTATTGGTGTGCTAATGATTGGGTTAATGCGGGTGGTGAAAATAAACATAATCGGATTATTTCATTTGATTTGAGAAGTGAAGAATTTGGTGAAGTGTTTCTTTCAGATAGTTTAGTACGTTCCACCGAAGATTTGTTTGTCTCGAAATTGATGGATTCTCTTGTTGTGATTGAAAGGTACTTTGAGAATGGAGAACTAGTTTGTGCCGTGTGGAAGATGAATCAGAATGTTTTGAAATCGTTTACAAAACTTTACACCGTGAAGGCAAGTGATGCTGCGTTTTTAAATAGAGTACTTGAGTTTAGGAAGAATGGTGAACCTATTATAGAAGGGTTTGATGAATCCGGATCGATCATACTCGAAGTTTATGACCCGTGTGCGAAACATGTTAGAGATCTTAAGCTTGATGGGAACGATGTTTCTTTTACTTCATGTTTCATGAGCTCATACACGGAGACATTAGCTTTGCTTCACCAGTCAGGTGCTATCATTCATTGA